The stretch of DNA TTCATAGTCAATGACTGTCTTTATCTTGAAGATTACCCTGTACTTACCATGCACGAAGCTGATGGTAtggcaatattttttttcttctgtctGTGATTGATTTTCTCTGCAGAATGTTCTATGGACCTGGTGGGGCATATGCATTGTTTGCTGGAAAAGATGCCAGCAGGGCATTGGCCAAGATGTCCTTCGAACAGCAGGATCTAAATGGTGATATATCTGACCTTACACCTATGGAGCTCGGTTCCTTGAACGACTGGGAGTACAAGTTCAGCAGTAAGTATGTGAAGGTAGGAACCGTAAGAAGGGCAGCGCCTGCAGAAGAGGGTTATGCTAGCATTTCGCCTGCAATACAGGAGGAAGTTACTGCGCCTGTACCTGTGCTTGAGCCTGAGCTTGACCcggagccgaagccgaagccgaccGACGATGATGCACCATGAAAGGAAACACACAGACATCTGAGCAACGCAGGGAAGAACGAAATGGAAGGCGGGGCACTACTGATAGTGTCCCAAAGGGAGTTAGAATTATAACCGAATGCCGCCTATATGCTGCATGGATGTTCGGAAGAAATAGTATATATGTACTGCGCAGTAGGATCAAATGGTTGGATATGATTATATGATGAGGTCAGTGCTCTAGCTCAGGGTTGTGCGTCTTCAGAAACAAGGCATGAGtttcccttcaaaaaaaaagaagaaaaaaagaagaaaaaaagaaactagATAAGTTGTTCCATCACTTGTGCAGCTCTCTTGGAGCAGCAAACAGGCCCTCTGCGGCGCACTAGCTCCAAAAAGACATAGTATCTCCATTTGAATCGGGTTTTAATCTTCCAGCTGCCATCTGCCTGATTAAATAGTGTTATGCAATGGGACCACCATACACAGGAACTGATCATCTTTGCACTGATCCCATACACATCACTGTCTGATCTTACTTGTTCGGCAACCTAATGACTGCGATAAGAATCAGATGTTGGGTTTTTGACACATGGTTGCTTCACACTTTCTGACACGCATCACTTGATTCCAACTGGTATTGTCCTAAAGATGGATTGAACATTGAAGAGACTTTTAACTGTGACACTCCAGAATTGTGCGCTCCATTTTTGGGCTTTTGGAATATCACCAAGTTCAGGTGAAATTTACTGATTACTCTGAAATTTGGAATATAACTGGATTTGTATGGAATTCATTGATTTCAAACAGCGCGATAGTGAAATGTAACGCTTATGTTTTTCTCAGAAAAAAATATGTGAGTAATAAACAACAGGAGAGTACACAGTTTTTTTATATAGCGAAGTTCACCTATAGTATATGTATAAGTTCCATTTTACATAACGTATGGGTCGGCAGTTCGCGGAGGACCCATTTCTGCCTACTGCAGTTGCGCTAGATCCTGGAGGATTCCtcgaaaaaaattaaaaaccttagCCAGATGCCGAGATGCGGCAGGCCGCCGGCAGTCGGCCAGGTCTCTGATCAAGTGAATCCAACTCAGACTTTGGTCAATCCTTTTGAGCCCACCCATGACACAGCCGAAAAAAGGACCCGAAAGCCACTCAGTTTTCTGGTTTTTAGTTTAGAGGTGGTTCAGCGGCATCCACGGAAAATAAATTGCAAAAGACCACCTTTTTCCTCAAACAGTAGGATGCCAAGATGCACCGGACTTCTGCTTCTATTTTCCTTCCAAGTTTCCAACAGTAGAACGTCATCTATCATGTGTAACGATGAAGCGTTGCGATGGGGAACATGGACGAAACAAACGAGCAACGTGCTGACGAGTGACCTTCGTTGTTACCTGCAGTAAACACTAAACAACTTAAATATTGCAGCTATTCTTACTAATAAGCGATCCTGGACCTTCATcgccaaataaataaaaaaatatttttgcagcCTTCTTACTAATAAGCGTCCAACTGAAACGCgccaaaaaaaaatgataaagGTTCCTGTACAATTTTGTGATTGATCTTCTTCCCTGAATATTTCTGACACGTGTCTCCTGATTTCAGTTCATGCAAAAGCTCTATCCTTTATTCTGAATCTATATGCTAGCTATAGAGGAACCTTACATAGATTATTTCCAATTGccgggccgtttagttcccaaatttttttggacATATGAacggagtattaaatgtaggtaaacgacaaaactaattgcacagtttggatgtacacgacgagacgaatcttttgagcctaattaggacatgattagccataagtgctacagtaacccacgtGTGCAAATGgcacggtcaaagacctcaaaagattcgtctcgcggtttccaagcgggttctgaaattagtttttaaaTTAGTGTCAAAAAAATTCTTCCAACATCTGATCAAACAATCGATTTGACAACcaaaaacttttattttgggaactaaacggtgCCTCATTGATGTGGAAATATGTTCCAAGGAACGGCAGCAAGAGGAGTAAATTCCttgaatgccatcaaaattttagGCAATTCCTTGAATGCCATTAAAATTTAGATGATCCCTTCATTGCCACTAAAATTTTACTCTAGAAAATTCAGATATGCTTGATATCCCATGCACCCCATCTATGCCTTGTCCATCTTTAGCTGCAGCAAGCCAACCCACTGAGCCAATATCTAGCCAACATACGAAGCCAATAGTAAGGCAGCCCACTGAACCTAGCACAAATGAACCTAATAATGATGTTGAGTGTCTAGCAAATCCTCGTCCACATAAGGAACATGTGGGTGTCCATGATGAAGCCTTCTACCAACCTGCTCGTAAAACACATGTGGGTGAGAAAAACGACTCCGAGTCTGATTCCGAATCTGATGTGGAGTACGAGGATGAGGATGGCTTAATTGAAAATGATCCTTTGCCACCCGTGCCAATTGTAGCTCATGATCGAGATGACCCTCCAATGAGTGTAGGCAGCGTATATCCCAACATGAAGCAATTTAAGTTGGCACTTAATCAGCATGCGAGGGATATTAGAAGGGACATATCAGAAAAGATGGGAGGAGTTATTTTGCCACACATCATCAAGGATCTGAGGGAGCGAAGTAGGAATTTGGATATGGATGTGCAGCGAGGCGGGAAAATTCTTGCTGAGGTGTCTGTGAAGGGTAGTAGTGGCTACAAATGTGTTGTCAACCTAGAAGAAAGAACTTGTTCTTGCAGAAAATGGCAAGTCTCAGGCATTCCCTGCAAACATGCCATTGCATTTATCACACATCTTGGGGAACCTTTGGAAAATTATGTTCATATGTTCTACTCAGTTGACAAATTTAAGGCTGCATATGAGGCTCTAATCCCTGCCTTGCCTGATAAGTCACAATGGGCACAATCTGGCCATAATTTTTTCATGCATCCACCACTCCTAAAACCTACCGCAGGTAGAAGACAAAACCAAAGGTTCAAAGGATGCACAGAGGGCAGCACAATCAAAAAGAAAGGGTCACATCAATGCAAAGTTTGCAAGAACTATGGCCATCGCTGGTATAAGTGtaaggacggtgaccctgatgaCATAGCAGCAATGATGGCTGAAAAGTGAGCATTTTATTCCTTACATATAATTGGCTTGTTATCAATTTTGTTGTATTTCTCCCCAATTAACTCTTCGTTCATGCATAATAGGTGTCcaccaaagaaaaagaagaaaaatgttGCACCATCTTGTGAGAGCAGCATTGTACCTGTTGATCcgacaattaaaacaatgcatttTCCTCCTAGGTATGATCTGCACACCTatattctgatttttttttcaatacttTTTCATTCAATCCTAATTTAGCATATGTATTACAGCAAGAGTGCCTCGGTTAGCTTAGGTTCTGGAAACTCAGTCAGGTACATATTATATCTACATCACTTTCTTACATTGTGCTTGCTATTTTTCCTCATGTACCTAACTCGTGCAGGTCTGGAAGTGGCTCAAACCAACCTGAGCCACTTTCCATTGAGTACCCGACGCTACTTGCATGTGAAACCACACCACCTCGTGACATCTCCAAACCTACAAGAAAAAAGGCAGCTAAAGGGAAGGCAAAGGCAGcagggaaaaagaagaagaaggaagttTCCGTGCCATATGATAGCTCGGCAATGGGTACTCGAAGCAAGACCACCCCTCAGAAGGACAGCCCTGCCTCACAAACTAGAAGCAAAAGAAAGCTGCCACTTCCGGATCTAAACTGCTAGTTGATGCAATTTATTATGTGGGGTCCTATTTTGCTTGGTCTTTGTGAACCAGTTTCGTATTCTTTTGCTAAGATGTTGTCAGCTATTGGTTGCTGCTAGTTCTTTGTATGCACAGCTATGGCTGATTGGAATATGCCTATGGACAGCACTGATGCTTATATATGTACTAATAGTTGCTTTGACTAATTGCTTATATATATGTACTAATCGTTGCTTTGACTAATtgcttatatatgtactgtGTATGCTGCTTCCtgtgaaatttttttgtcaTCAGTAGGGATATATAATTCTCTACAATGGCACAGAAGGAATGCCACTACAATATTTCATCTCATATCTTACAAGGGTAGTAATGTCTTTTTCCTCCCATCTAACGGTCAATCTAACACCTCACTCACGGAATGGCACTGAGGGGATGAGAGTAAAATTTTAGTGGCAATGAAGGGATCACCTAAATTTTGATTACATTCAAAGGATTACctaaaattttgatggcattcaaGAAATTTACTCCAGCAAGAGATATGAACCATAAATGCGCGCATACTCAATTCCTATCTGAGACTCTGACAAAGTGACGCTGCACAACTGCAATGTTTGCCTTCAAGGAAATTGCAGCGGAGTAGATTGACGTGACAAAGACGGACTGCCAAAATAGGAGCCCTGGAGTTAATGTTGTCCGTTCTAGGCTCTGGACACGGACGCTCTGATCGAAAGGTTTGGTCTACAGACAGTACATACTACTAGTGGCAACTGGCCAAATCCGGCCAAACGAAGCGTCTCACTGAGTGGTTTGTTCCAAAACATGGGTAAAACAACAGAAACGGCGAGGCGAAAGAAAGCAAAAATGATCCACAACACCGCGCGGCACCGCGGCGAATGGAAGTGACGAGCTTACTTGGATACGTTGAACTTGCACAGTTGTACTGATGGTGTGATGGCAAAGTGGCCTGTATTCGAGAATTGATAGTGATGGAGGAATTCCTCAGCGCGTTCTATTCTAACTATGTTGCTCACTATTGTCTCTTGGGCAGATTTTGCGCTCTTTGTGTCTTGTAGGTTTCTCCACTTTTCGCGTGCAATGACGTCTAGTCCCGTCACTTTGTGGAAGCTCACTACATGTAGTCTCTTCGCTGACCAAAGGAAGAGCAGCGAAGAGAACAAGCATCTAtgaacagaaaaagaaaaaaaaaacagattaaTCTTTAATCCGCAAAGAAAAGGGCTGTGTCTACAGAGGAAACAAGAGGCGGTAGTGGGTTTGAGCTACCGGGTGCGAGTGGTGATATTGTGTGTGCAGGTACGACCAAGTGTCATGTCATGACTGCAGCAGTGATTCAAAGACCCCTCCAATGGTGAAAACAAACGACACAGTGGATTATCAAGGTAAAAACCGACGATGTCAAGGAACCCTCGCCAGCGTCTCCGGTGAGAATGGAGTTGAATATATAGTGCCAAGAAGCAAAGTGTCCCATCAAGCTAGAACTAGGAGCAACGCTAAATCGCTAATGAACATGATTGGCCACCTAATGAAAAagatgaagcagcagcagctacaTATATAGGACCGGAGTTGCATACATACATCACTCTTGCAGACAGGACTATGAACTGATGATAACATATTTGTTGATCGATCGACAGCTTGGAGACGAAGAGTGAATTGTATTATCGGCTCCTCCGGTCCCCTTGTGCATTGGCCACATGAGCCACTCATGATCAGAAATCTTGTCCAATCTATCATCCTCCACGAGCACCTGTAGGCTGATCGCAGCTTTCAGTTCCTTCACAATTGAATCGGACCGAAATATAATGGTTCAAGAGATAGCTTGGTATGTAGCCCTGTGGTCGATCGTCGCCTCCTCTGGTCTTCTGTAATGAGCGAGTAATGGTTGTCAATTGCCCGATCATCATCTGGAACAGAGAGCTGTGTAAGTATGAAACATGCTGCATCGGGGGGAGTCACCTCAAGGATCgattgaattttaattttaccACAAATCCAAGTGAGTACCAGCGTGGCCTTCAGGATATCATGGATGATATATTTGGAGCATGGGGTGGTTGGGATGGGCTTCAACCACCCGCCTCAGTGCAGCCGTCCCATTCAAAGTTTACTCTAATTTCCTGAAGCGAAATGAGGTACTCTAAGCCGAGAAGGTCACAGCAGCCGCGATAATCTACTAAGGCTCTTACTATGACATTGAACTCGAGCTCTCGGAGGTTTGGCATAACAGCCGGTGTTAGATTTATGgcctaataaatctcaaagacCCATTAGTGTTAAGAggaggtacaccatctattagtcccgTATTGCTAATGGACGAGAGTGTAAGTggtttttctccctttaaatacggACCACATCCCTCATGGAAAAACTGAACCATAGATCGCTATACGTGGAGTCCCCAAAgtttgggaattcataagaagatctaatctgagttagggttttgcctcctctcgttgttgcgccgccaccgtagtcttctccatcccgagcgccggcgaacgggagagcaggtctccggaaccgctcgctcttgtgatcctaaccgggagagggcgaataaggtttttgggaagcgctaagcgcgactgctcatcttcttcgccacggctcgtcctccgtccaagtcaggagttgcggcgtaccgtcgtctgcaacgccggttgctgcgctccgttcgaaggaccgtcttcgtctcgtctgcacctttcgtcttcccggcggctcccgcacagtacgtattttgtgatcagatctgtttcataatcatgttttctgagatcatgtttatgatatacgtactatctagtatgttagagtcataCATGCTAGAAttaattctcgtcatgataaatctagttcgaaatttaaacttacagttgtctatttttctaacaatccaaaaaccttattaTAGGCAACAATGGCTGGTTTCGCTGAGTCACTGAGGCCAGAAAAGTTTACTGGCATGAACTTTAAGATCTGGAAGTCCAAGGTTCGCCTATGGTTTACTACTATGCACATCTGGGACATGAGACTTGGCAAGCCTGAGGGCGTACTTACTGCTGAAGAGCAGAAGAAGTACGATGAGGCCAATAATCTCTTTGTCGGATGTATCATTAGCAATCTGTTAGACGGATTAGTCCGTGTGAATATTGATGAGACAGAGCCGAAGACGTTGTGGGATGCTCTGGTTGCTAAGTATGATGCAACAGATGCGGACAATTAACTGTACCTCATGGAGAGTTTCCATGACTACAGGATGGTGAATAACCGTTCTGTGGTGGAACAGGCGCATGAGGTGCAGTGCATTGTCAAGGATCTTGATCTCCTTAAGTGTCCTATTCCcgacaagtttgtggctggatgcattattgcaaagttgccttcccaatggaggaacttcgccacaactctgaaacacaagagacaggagatatcagttgaaaatctgatagcgactcttgatgttgaggagaaggctcggaagAAGGACGTGCCTGAGAAAGGAGATCAAGGCCAGTCCAGCGCCAACCTGGTCCAAAAGTTCCCACATGGCAAGAACAAAGGGAATAACAAGACcactaccttcaagaagaagaagaacaaggcttTGGAAAAGTGCTATGCATGTGGTAAGCTTGGACACTTCTCCAAGGAGTGCCCAGATCAAGCAGACCGCAgggccaagaaagcaaatgtgtccaaggatgtcaacatggtgaccataagcaacactggagatgggtacggtaatttacctacagttctttcagtttttcaacccacgagttggtggcttgatacgggtgctaatgtttatgtgtgtgctgacatctctatgttttcttcttaccagaccgtctAGAACTTCTCCGTGCTGATGGGGAATGGTTCACATGCTTCTGTTCATGGTGTTGGCACGgtagatctgaagtttacttcggggaagatcgtgcagctgaggaacgtgcagcatgtgccCACTATCAACAAGAATCTGATCAGTGGGTCAGTCCTATGCAAGGACGGGTTTAAGGTAGTGTTAGAGTCCAATAAATTTGTCGTGTCGAAATATGGACAATTCGTTGGTAAAGACTATgattgcggaggcttgttccgctttTCTCTTGCTGAATTTTGTAATAAGTCGGTGAACCATATTTGTGGCAACGTTAGCGATGATGTGAGTGTTTGGCATTCACGTTTAtgtcatgttaattttggtttgatgtctcGGCTTTCCAGCATGTGTTTAATTCCGAAATTCACCATTGCTAAAGGTtctaagtgccatagttgtgtgcaatcaaagcaacctcgaaagcctcacaaggctgctgaggagagacacttggcacctctagaactcatatattctgatctatgtgagatgaatggtgcgttgacaaaaggtgggaaGAGATACTTCATGACGTTAATTGACGATGcgactagattttgctatgtttatttgttgCGAACTAAGGACGAAGCGttagactactttaaaatctataaagctgaagttgagaatcaactagagagaaagatcaagcgtTTAAgctcagatcgtggtggcgagtattttcccaaaatatttgatgaattctgtgaggagcatggaattattcatgagaggacgcctccctattctccCGAATCAAACGGGATTGCCGAGAGGAAAAACCGCACGGTGACTGACTTGGTTAACTCCATGTTAGACACAGCTGGTCTTTCTAAGGCATGGTGGGGGAGGTTGTATTGACTTCGTGTCATGTCTTGAATAAAGTTCCAAACAAGAATTAAgatcaaactccatatgagatgtGGAATGGGAGAAAACCATCCCTTTCTTATCTGCGCACGTGGGGGTGCTTAGCGAAAGTTAATGTGCCTATTCCAAAGAAGCGCAAGTTGGGACCTAAGACAGTGGATTGTGTCTTTTtaggatatgctcagaggagCATTGCTTATAGATTCTTAGTGGTTAAATCTGAGATACCAGATGTGCTTGTTGATACTATTATGGAATCTCGTGATGCAATattttttgagaatatttttCCTATGAAAGATATGCATAGCAATTCTAGATTTTCGACAGAGATAACTCCTCAACCTGCAGTACCTATCGAGTCTTCTGAACAATCCGATGAACATGAGCATGTCCtagagaaggatgacagtgaagctcctagaaggagcaagagacaaatgattgtaaaatcctttggtgacgatttcactgtgtaccttgtggacaatactcccacatccattgcagaggcatatgcatcttcagatgcagatgattggaaagaagcagtccaaagtgagatggactcAATTCTTTCTAATGGATCATGAGAGCTCACTGAACGACCCTATGGTTGCAAGCCAGTAGGATGTAAGTGGATATTCAAGAAGAAGCTTAAGCCTGACGGTACTATTGACAAGTACAAAGCTCGGCTTGTTGCTAAAGGGTACACACAAAAGGAATGCAAAGACTTCTTTGATACTTATTCACATGTCGCTAGATTGACCACTATTCGAGCATTAATTTCCTTGGCTGCCTCATATGGTCTTATTATTCATCAGATAAATGTTAAGACAGCTTTCCTAaatggagagttggatgaggagatctacatggatcagcctgatggatttgtaatgaaaggtcaagaaaacaaggtgtgtaagcttttgaagtctttgtatgggttgaaacaagcacctaagcaatggcatgagaagttcgacagaactttaacttctacgggctttgtcattaatgaggctgatagatgtgtgtactatcgctatggtgggggtggaggagtgatattatgcttgtatgtggacgacatactgatctttggcacaaacattgatgtgatcaatgaggtcaagtcctttctttcaaagagctttgatatgaaggatttaggagaagctgatgttatccttaacatCAAGCTTATTAAGGTTGAGAATGTGATTACTCTTTCACAATCCCATTATGTGGAAAAGGTCTTGAGCCGTTTTGACTATATCGACAgcaagccttctccaacaccttACGACCCTAGTGTGATGTTGAGAAAGAACAGGAAAATTACCAAAGATCAACTGAGATATTCGCAGATTATTGGTTCACTCATGTACTTAGCTAGCGCAACGAGACCCGACATATCTTTTGctgtgagcaaattgagcaggttCATGTCAAACCCGGGTACTGATCATTAGCATGCACTTGAAAGGGTTATGCGCTATCTAGCAGGTACTGTGAGTTATGGGATTCACTATTCTGGGCACCCTGCTGTGCTTGAgggatatagtgattcaaactggataTCTGACGCTGATGAGCTATATGGCACGAGTGGGTATGTGTTTACCCTTGGAGGTGGTGCGATATCATGGAGGTCTTGCAAACAGACCATTTTGACACGGTCaaccatggaagcagaacttactgctttggacacagccactgttgaggcagagtggctgcatgagctcttgatggacttgCCTGTGGTTGAGAAAACAGTGACGGCCATCtttatgaactgtgacaatcaaacggtgatagtcaaagtgaacaatgctaaggataatgcaaagtcatcaagacatgttaaaagacgactgaagtctgtcaggaagttgagaaactccggagtgataagtgtgacttatattcaaacagacaaaaacctggcagatccctttacaaaaggattatcacgaaatgtgatagatagtgcatcaagggagatgggtatgagacccgtataagttgccacaatggtaacccaacctatgtgatcggagatcccgtgaattaggacttGGGGAGAACAAGCTGATGGTGAACTGAGGAGAGTAATGGTTAAACCCTCTCTAAGAAAAGATACAATACTCTCAGTTGCTGTAAGGTAGGTTGGCTATTTGCCTTAATGTGTTTCTGTTGGCTCTAATGAGTAAAGGTGCTATCCTACAGAGCATTCTTGaaagaacacacctatatgagtctgactgtCTAACGTCGCAGTCTGTGAGATTTGGGTGATCTCTAGTAAACTCATGAAGAGACCAGAGAGTACGACGTATATGCTCCACCCGCGGAGAAAGCTACTAGCAGCCATGTACTGGTTATGACTTTGAGTGAAACTTGTTCGCACcaaacttgcaattcaaggcGTAGTCTATTGTTCAAGTTATGGATAAGTGTAGCTTGGAGCTCTAGGtgagagttcaacttaacagtcctcaCTAAAACATTGGTATATCAAACAGTAGTGAGAAACAGACAAAATCTATAAATGGGTATTTGAGATCTGGTGGGGgattgttagatttatgggcttggcccatataaataatcctaataaatctcaaaggctcATTAGTGCTAAGAggaggtacaccatctattagtcccgtattgctaatggacgagggtgtaaggggtttttctccctttaaatacggaccacctccctcatggaaaaagtgAATCATAGATCGCTATACGTGGAGTCCCCAAGAtttgggaattcataagaagatctaatctgagttagggttttgcctacTCTcattgctgcgccgccaccgtagtcttctccatcccgagcgccggcgtgcaccggcgaacgggagagcaggtctccggaaccgctcgctcttgtgatcctgcaccgggagagggcgaataaggtttttgggaagcactaagcgcgactgctcatcttcttcgccacggctcgtcctccgtccaagtcaggagctgcggcgtaccgtcgtctgcaacgccggttgctgcgctccgttcgaaggaccgtcttcgtctcgtctgcacctttcgtcttcccggcggctccTGCACAGTACatattttgtgatcagatctgtttcataatcatgttgtctgagatcatgtttatgatatacgtactatctagtatgttagagtcatgcatgctaggattaattctcgtcatgataaatctagttcggaatttaaacttatagttgtctatttttccaacagCCGGTGCCGCTACTctttcctcatcctcctcttttCTGCCGGAAACGAAGTCCATATCATCTCTCCCATTCTAATAGTAAATGAGACACTCGAGTCCCCATTCAGCAGGAACCTAACCGTTGACCAGGGGAAACAGCAGCTTCTCAACATCTGGAAGCAGCCATTGCTGGCAACATTAGGCAACGTTACCGTCGACATTGTTTGCAGCCAGAGGTGCCGGAGCTGTGGCAGCCTGCTGAGTGATTCCAGATCCTGCCTATCCATACCATTCACTAAAAGGTTCAAGTCGGAGAGGTTGACAAGATGCGAGGGATTGATGCACGGCGGCATGATTTCCATGTGGAGAGCTGAGAAGTTCAAATAACGTAAACCACGAGGGAGAACTAACTGTGCGCACCATGTGCTTGATTGTGGTTTGCCACCAAAAATGTGCAGTGACAGACGTTGGATCCTCCGGAGTTTTCCTATGGACTGCAACAAATCTGATTCAATGATGTCATTAATGCTCATAATCCCAGTCCTGAGCACCCTGAGCTGGGTCAGGTTGCTCAGGTCCTTTACAAACTGCATGTGGCCATCCTCGTCAGGATAATAGTTGATGGGTTTTACCACTAGCTCTTCTAGGCACGTTAGCTTCCCTAGTACCCCATTTGGCATCTCAACATCAGCACGTAGGCATACCAACTGTGTTAGCCGGCTGATGCTCGATGGAAGGTTTAGCCAGCGACATCCCCTCAGGTTCAGTGTCTGTAGAAACTTGAGATCTCCTATTGCTTCTGGCAACAGGGTCTCGATGCGACTTAGCCCAAGGTACCTCAAATGAATTAATTTTCCGATATGCTCCAAATCGATGTGACACGAGGGTGATCCGATGCGGCCCTCTAAAGTTAGCACACGTAAGAGTTTGAAGCCCCGAAACGAGATCATGTTTCCAATATCACACGTAAATGCAAGAAATGATCTCACTTGTGGGATGTTATCCCTGGGATTAACTATGTACTCATCGGTTCTATTTTGAACGACCAACCTGCGTACCTTGCTTCCTGATGAGCTGGCTGCTACAACCTCATCTGAATCTGATATAGTGAAAAAGTTTTCTTCCCGAGACACGTGACGGAGTAGGTCAAGAACCATATCATGCACACGGCAACCCTGGGTCAATGTCCATATTCCATCAAACGACCACTCTTTTTTCTCATCTGCCTGGATCATGCTTCTGTTAACAAGGTCATTAAAATATCCCTCTCCAACATCAAACAACCACATACCTTGTTTCTCTTCAACAAAACCTTCAGCTATCCACTTCCATATCAA from Panicum virgatum strain AP13 chromosome 9K, P.virgatum_v5, whole genome shotgun sequence encodes:
- the LOC120647795 gene encoding disease resistance protein PIK6-NP-like, which gives rise to MQAVTGAMGSLIPKLWGLVHAEYQLQTGTKEQVESLALDLESAYAALRKVASVPPDQLDEQVKLWAREIREGSYDMEDVLDTFLVHVEGSNDPADKDSELKRLRKKMTRLFKKIKARHDIASEIDKIKKRLQEVKDRHATFSINDIVSKRIASSSTTDPRLEAMYKEVKELIGIDKSKADVISKLGDDGSNKGMRKIVSIVGAGGLGKTTLARAVYDKLKPQFGCEAFVPVGQNPDPKKILRDILIDLGYIDFSKIAILDERQLINELRSFLGTKRYFIVIDDIWENLQPLTHENSRKLFYTRLFGEDKFPDNESSEVHKASEEILMKCGGVPLAIITMASFLAGKAREQWFELCHSPSFIHDKDTMWILSLSFNDLPPHLRTCLLYLSAFPEDHFIAKDQLIWKWIAEGFVEEKQGMWLFDVGEGYFNDLVNRSMIQADEKKEWSFDGIWTLTQGCRVHDMVLDLLRHVSREENFFTISDSDEVVAASSSGSKVRRLVVQNRTDEYIVNPRDNIPQVRSFLAFTCDIGNMISFRGFKLLRVLTLEGRIGSPSCHIDLEHIGKLIHLRYLGLSRIETLLPEAIGDLKFLQTLNLRGCRWLNLPSSISRLTQLVCLRADVEMPNGVLGKLTCLEELVVKPINYYPDEDGHMQFVKDLSNLTQLRVLRTGIMSINDIIESDLLQSIGKLRRIQRLSLHIFGGKPQSSTWCAQLVLPRGLRYLNFSALHMEIMPPCINPSHLVNLSDLNLLVNGMDRQDLESLSRLPQLRHLWLQTMSTVTLPNVASNGCFQMLRSCCFPWSTVRFLLNGDSSVSFTIRMGEMIWTSFPAEKRRMRKE
- the LOC120650598 gene encoding uncharacterized protein LOC120650598, whose protein sequence is MGGVILPHIIKDLRERSRNLDMDVQRGGKILAEVSVKGSSGYKCVVNLEERTCSCRKWQVSGIPCKHAIAFITHLGEPLENYVHMFYSVDKFKAAYEALIPALPDKSQWAQSGHNFFMHPPLLKPTAGRRQNQRFKGCTEGSTIKKKGSHQCKVCKNYGHRWYKCKDGDPDDIAAMMAEKCPPKKKKKNVAPSCESSIVPVDPTIKTMHFPPSKSASVSLGSGNSVRSGSGSNQPEPLSIEYPTLLACETTPPRDISKPTRKKAAKGKAKAAGKKKKKEVSVPYDSSAMGTRSKTTPQKDSPASQTRSKRKLPLPDLNC